In Theileria equi strain WA chromosome 4 map unlocalized gcontig_1105316255033, whole genome shotgun sequence, the following are encoded in one genomic region:
- a CDS encoding hypothetical protein (encoded by transcript BEWA_016180A), with translation MVSVIPAPVSCTNPGHTSSQITAYKHTISGSSKLTGIKFYLNGDQGQRRRITSRNLGLPIEGPVDVYAFYCTEDPILVYVNSTGGSSQTIGWYRKSKRSYDKNWTKIPTALNGITPTNITECRNWNKLVGVLEGLKCHKFNKCTYKSSLGRADDGVQEEVIDLGLSEPEAPDSPRAEAHGGQASSPASNTGGAIAGYVLTGVCVISGSLTGFAYWLYKRTNGDPWVRHGYSIECLKNVPY, from the coding sequence ATGGTCTCCGTCATTCCTGCGCCAGTTTCTTGCACAAATCCTGGTCATACCTCAAGCCAAATTACAGCCTATAAGCATACTATTTCTGGTAGTTCAAAATTGACCGGTATTAAATTTTATCTTAATGGTGATCAAGGTCaaagaagacgtataaCTTCTAGAAACTTGGGTCTCCCTATAGAAGGTCCTGTAGACGTATATGCATTCTATTGTACAGAAGATCCGATACTCGTATATGTTAATTCCACCGGAGGATCTTCCCAAACTATAGGATGGTACAGGAAAAGCAAAAGAAGTTATGATAAGAATTGGACTAAGATTCCTACCGCACTAAATGGTATAACACCGACTAACATTACAGAATGCAGAAACTGGAACAAACTTGTAGGAGTACTAGAAGGGCTTAAATGTCATAAGTTCAACAAATGCACTTATAAATCTTCACTAGGACGTGCTGACGACGGAGTACAAGAAGAGGTAATTGACCTGGGATTATCTGAACCTGAAGCTCCTGATTCTCCTCGTGCTGAAGCTCATGGTGGTCAAGCCTCTTCTCCAGCCTCTAATACTGGTGGTGCTATAGCTGGATATGTTCTGACTGGAGTTTGTGTTATAtctggttctcttactggatttgcTTATTGGTTGTACAAACGTACTAatggagatccttgggttagacacgGGTATTCTATAGAgtgtttaaagaatgtaccatattga
- a CDS encoding hypothetical protein (encoded by transcript BEWA_016190A), with the protein MSAGVLTLNVQCQGSCTCNKADNSIPGLKAEKKTSIDNAVGFVSYTHSSKNSFTLKGVLYGGDTLGEDNGEDIEGVTKVSVYYWDGDENKPLVIEVVKRDSPHEPEYFYKHDQDEEEAKGDATIWRHHGYSGGTSLQDRLDDRNASINNVLPLDLERPNKPFNFSSSLSKNVTIELVHDSKPPPGSEYVSTAYKINGIDRDTRISRIEYQKQKIKDIIIPTGGQINGIRFYSSTSISPVPIMINFDVKGGDSKWYYSTDKSGTKWAEHDDGSTFYGGDGNGVRKLLPTS; encoded by the coding sequence atgagtgcTGGAGTGTTAACATTAAATGTGCAGTGCCAGGGATCATGTACTTGCAACAAGGCTGATAATAGTATACCTGGCCTAAAGGCCGAAAAGAAGACTAGTATTGATAATGCCGTTGGCTTTGTTTCTTATACTCATTCCAGTAAAAACTCATTCACTCTCAAGGGAGTGTTATATGGAGGTGATACACTAGGTGAagataatggagaagaCATAGAAGGTGTTACCAAGGTCtcagtctactactgggatggAGACGAGAACAAGCCGCTTGTTATTGAGGTAGTCAAGAGAGATAGTCCTCATGAACCGGAGTACTTCTATAAACACGAtcaagatgaagaggaagCAAAGGGTGATGCAACAATTTGGAGACACCACGGATATTCTGGAGGAACATCATTACAAGACAGACTGGACGACCGAAACGCTTCCATAAACAATGTTCTCCCGTTAGATCTTGAGCGTCCTAATAAACCTTTCAACTTTAGCTCCAGTCTTTCAAAGAATGTAACTATAGAACTTGTCCATGATTCAAAACCCCCTCCTGGAAGCGAGTATGTTAGTACAGCCTATAAAATCAATGGTATAGATAGAGACACGAGAATTTCCAGGATAGAATATCAAAAGCAGAAGATTAAGGATATTATTATTCCTACTGGTGGTCAAATAAATGGAATAAGATTCTATTCGAGCACATCGATCTCTCCTGTACCTATCATGATTAATTTTGACGTAAAGGGTGGAGATTCTAAGTGGTATTATAGTACAGACAAGAGTGGTACTAAATGGGCAGAACATGATGATGGTAGTACATTCTATGGTGGTGATGGTAACGGAGTAAGGAAGCTATTACCAACAAGTTAG
- a CDS encoding RNA recognition motif domain containing protein (encoded by transcript BEWA_016160A) gives MGSRFESMEGKRLYVGNLNEDTTTDQIDSLFSRFGILTNVWVARRPPGFAFVTFEDPRDASDAIAELNGREFQGTTLRVEYCKGARPSRPFRTRERDPHAFPMRNAEFVFSILIRLAIGGVDLEVCKEEKAQVMGDHTLEIDDPTKMYSIMLHVSSKL, from the exons ATGGGAAGTCGATTCGAGTCCATGGAAGGCAAAAGGCTCTACGTGG GAAACTTGAACGAAGATACCACAACTGATCAGATCGATTCGCTATTTTCGAGGTTTGGGATTCTGACAAACGTCTGGGTGGCCAGGAGGCCCCCAGGATTCGCCTTTGTT ACCTTTGAGGATCCCAGAGATGCTTCAGATGCAATTGCCGAGCTAAATGGCCGGGAATTTCAAGGCACCAC ATTGAGGGTGGAGTATTGCAAAGGCGCTCGTCCATCCAGACCCTTTAGAACACGCGAAAGGGATCCGCATGCGTTTCCAATGAGAAATGCCGAGTTTgtcttttccatcctcaTTCGATTAGCTATAGGAGGAGTAGATCTAGAAGTAtgcaaagaagaaaaagcCCAAGTTATGGGCGACCATACCCTAGAGATAGACGACCCTACTAAAATGTACAGTATAATGTTACACGTTAGTTCAAAGTTATAG
- a CDS encoding hypothetical protein (encoded by transcript BEWA_016170A) has product MDQSTVEVDIEYQAHDIHSNDDNGKYTYTYYEGGAAITVTEYIEPKDFPGYKVCIHKPPNGYTISKIKGAPGNGLPNQVYCSTVSVIYWLGDSNHDKPLAVQLGHNGEYYTTTKEDRKWSKSGYKTPDHILKELDNWVCKNREAHIINFSEKGSQLGQNYSCSGCSGKQIKVTETTYQGCTLYIHEVIKGSVSRFKDSKTNYSGLSNIKEVKSVNAYCKNDSDIFLIYFKPENGHSGVSFENRWYSRCSGDTHWEEENALKGEQPGNNIAKIKGILDDSLTPRVVIDLSIIKETYSPRNNTLQFEVINTEVRGSSFFKCTHKWSGGRPFRLKDVECGGKLLGIKSDGLLSCVCAYYHSGHPTVPLLIELEFDTPKKYEHYKKSLIRQGQWVKFFGHHTTNITEGDLVKSLKALKRIGFPGPPSKTDIIETSLIVTDVLAGGGSLGYGGYKLWLTLAARL; this is encoded by the coding sequence ATGGACCAGAGCACAGTTGAAGTGGATATTGAATATCAAGCTCATGACATTCATTCTAACGATGACAATGGAAAGTATACTTACACATACTATGAAGGTGGAGCTGCTATAACTGTAACCGAATACATTGAACCAAAAGACTTTCCAGGTTATAAGGTCTGTATACATAAACCACCCAATGGATATACAATTTCTAAAATTAAGGGAGCTCCGGGAAACGGGCTTCCTAACCAAGTTTATTGTTCAACCGTTTCAGTAATTTATTGGTTAGGAGATTCAAACCATGATAAGCCCCTTGCTGTTCAGTTAGGTCACAATGGTGAATATTATACAACTACTAAAGAAGATAGGAAATGGAGCAAATCTGGTTATAAAACCCCTGATCATATCCTAAAAGAGCTTGACAATTGGGTATGCAAAAATAGAGAGGCTCACATAATTAACTTCTCAGAGAAAGGTAGTCAGCTGGGCCAAAATTATTCTTGCTCTGGCTGTTCTGGTAAACAAATTAAAGTGACTGAAACTACATATCAGGGTTGTACTTTATATATCCATGAGGTTATAAAAGGTTCTGTGTCAAGATTCAAGGATAGTAAAACTAACTATTCAGGACTTTCAAACATTAAAGAAGTTAAATCAGTTAACGCATACTGCAAAAACGATTCTGATATATTCCTCATTTATTTCAAGCCAGAAAATGGGCATTCTGGAGTATCGTTTGAGAACAGGTGGTACAGTAGATGTTCAGGAGACACTCACTGGGAAGAGGAAAATGCTTTAAAGGGTGAACAACCTGGTAATAATATAGCCAAAATTAAGGGTATACTTGATGATTCTTTGACACCAAGAGTGGTTATAGATCTCTCAATTATTAAAGAAACGTATTCACCTAGAAATAACACTCTGCAATTTGAAGTTATTAATACGGAAGTCAGAGGTTCTAGTTTCTTCAAGTGCACACATAAATGGTCAGGAGGTAGGCCATTCAGGCTTAAAGACGTTGAATGTGGTGGAAAACTACTTGGTATAAAATCAGATGGTTTGCTTTCTTGTGTCTGCGCTTATTATCACTCTGGTCACCCAACAGTTCCTCTTCTTATTGAACTGGAGTTTGATACTCCAAAGAAATATGAGCATTACAAGAAGAGTTTAATAAGACAAGGTCAGTGGGTAAAATTTTTTGGACACCACACTACTAATATTACCGAGGGAGATCTTGTAAAATCACTCAAAGCTCTCAAGAGAATAGGGTTTCCTGGACCACCCAGTAAAACAGATATAATTGAGACATCTCTAATAGTGACTGATGTATTAGCAGGTGGAGGCTCTTTAGGATACGGAGGATATAAGCTATGGCTTACCCTAGCGGCCCGTCTGTAA